In one Flavobacteriales bacterium genomic region, the following are encoded:
- a CDS encoding BamA/TamA family outer membrane protein, with amino-acid sequence MAGLAAVVLLAGCDPTRRLAGDEALLKRNKVHLTERADVERSQLEAIIKQKPNKRVLAVPFYLHVHNLPDPARIPVWQARKNARIDRVNLRRKARGKDTLAYKRTRADWLRETVGEPPVVLDTGLTDRSSEQMRLYLAKEGYFHAAVQDTVTLTHHAWYGRRLHRPKAQVTYTVTPGQPYRLRTIRFEVDDTRIKHLVASAWEASLLKPGDRFDGDRLDAERTRISDHLRGEGYLYFHRDLIQYNADTTAGGRQIDLTLSFERPVARHERGLAGTPEATVYDIREVYVSTFRSARGSVAGSDTLRESGYTFLFHDRLRYRTKALLHPLFIHPGARFDHRLTDRTYRRLVSTGVFDRVDIAYDTTGAMGRGLADARISLLPGKQQTLSTEGFLTNRGGVLGTSVNVGYRHRNLFGTLGSLQAQVSVGLEAQQRIAGGGGAEQSTGDVRSLTALNTVTIGPEVTLSFPRPFAGLFSKSSGSMLLVNALFNYQRRPDFTRDLLKLSAGVQWQESRANTIGLFPIELNTIRIPQISDAFRDYLVRSNNPVLLNSYTDYLIASMRGTLQHNAPDASARRNAFYARTVLEWAGHPLLLLMAEDARDTTGTEFRTVAGVRYAEYIKGEVDLRWRRTLHERSSLAFRLAGGAALPYGNLGVLPFESSFFVGGANGLRAWRARSIGPGSFSEPLVAFDRIGEMRLEGNAEYRFKLIGFLEGALFADVGNIWNLRSNAQQPGAAISSDFLSELAVGTGVGARFNFDFFIVRFDLGLQTKDPSLPKGERWLFQPKEGHEARMALLTGTAYSYRPEVNFNLGIGYPF; translated from the coding sequence ATGGCAGGACTGGCCGCAGTGGTCCTGCTGGCCGGCTGCGACCCCACCCGGCGGCTTGCCGGCGATGAGGCCCTGCTGAAGCGCAACAAGGTGCACCTGACGGAACGCGCCGATGTGGAGCGCTCGCAGCTCGAGGCGATCATCAAGCAGAAGCCCAACAAGCGGGTGCTCGCGGTGCCCTTCTACCTCCATGTCCACAACCTGCCGGATCCCGCCCGGATACCCGTCTGGCAGGCCCGCAAGAACGCCCGCATCGACCGGGTGAACCTGCGGCGGAAGGCCCGCGGCAAGGACACACTGGCCTACAAGCGGACCCGCGCGGACTGGCTGCGCGAGACCGTGGGCGAGCCGCCCGTGGTGCTCGACACCGGCCTCACCGACCGCAGCAGCGAGCAGATGCGGCTCTACCTGGCGAAGGAAGGCTACTTCCACGCGGCGGTGCAGGACACCGTGACGCTGACCCATCACGCGTGGTACGGCCGGCGGCTGCACCGGCCCAAGGCACAGGTGACCTACACGGTGACCCCCGGGCAGCCCTACCGGCTGCGCACGATCCGGTTCGAGGTGGACGATACGCGCATCAAGCACCTTGTAGCCTCGGCTTGGGAGGCCTCGTTGCTGAAGCCGGGCGACCGGTTCGACGGTGACCGGCTCGATGCCGAGCGGACCCGCATCTCCGATCACCTGCGGGGCGAGGGCTACCTCTACTTCCACCGCGACCTGATCCAGTACAACGCGGACACCACGGCAGGGGGCCGGCAGATCGACCTGACGCTCTCCTTCGAGCGGCCTGTTGCCCGCCACGAGCGCGGGTTGGCCGGCACCCCGGAAGCGACGGTCTACGACATCCGGGAGGTGTACGTGAGCACCTTCCGCAGCGCCCGCGGCAGCGTGGCGGGGTCGGACACCCTGCGGGAGAGCGGGTACACCTTCCTCTTCCACGACCGGCTGCGCTACCGCACCAAGGCGCTCCTGCACCCCCTCTTCATCCACCCCGGGGCGCGCTTCGACCACCGCCTGACGGACCGGACCTACCGGCGCCTGGTGAGCACCGGCGTATTCGATCGGGTGGACATCGCCTACGACACCACCGGGGCCATGGGGCGCGGCTTGGCCGATGCACGCATCTCGCTGCTACCCGGCAAGCAGCAGACCCTTTCCACCGAGGGCTTCTTGACCAACCGCGGCGGCGTATTGGGCACCTCGGTCAACGTGGGATACCGCCATCGCAACCTCTTCGGTACGCTCGGCTCGCTGCAGGCCCAGGTGAGCGTGGGCCTCGAGGCCCAGCAGCGGATCGCCGGCGGCGGCGGCGCCGAGCAGAGCACGGGCGATGTGCGCTCCCTGACGGCCCTGAACACCGTGACCATCGGCCCCGAGGTCACCCTCTCCTTCCCGCGCCCCTTCGCCGGGCTGTTCAGCAAGTCGAGCGGCTCCATGCTGCTGGTGAACGCGCTCTTCAACTACCAGCGCCGTCCCGACTTCACGCGCGACCTGCTCAAGCTCTCGGCGGGGGTGCAATGGCAGGAATCGCGGGCCAACACCATCGGGCTGTTCCCGATCGAGCTCAATACCATCCGCATCCCGCAGATCTCCGATGCGTTCCGGGACTACCTGGTCCGCTCGAACAACCCGGTGCTGCTGAACAGCTACACCGACTACCTCATCGCAAGCATGCGCGGCACCCTGCAGCACAATGCCCCCGACGCCTCCGCGCGGCGCAACGCCTTCTACGCGCGCACCGTGCTGGAATGGGCGGGCCACCCCCTGCTCCTGCTCATGGCCGAGGATGCCCGCGACACCACCGGCACCGAATTCCGCACCGTGGCCGGTGTGCGCTACGCGGAGTACATCAAGGGCGAGGTGGACCTGCGCTGGCGGCGCACCCTGCACGAGCGCAGCAGCCTGGCCTTCAGGCTGGCGGGCGGCGCTGCCCTGCCTTACGGCAACCTGGGCGTACTGCCCTTCGAGAGCAGCTTCTTCGTGGGCGGGGCCAACGGCCTGCGTGCCTGGCGGGCGCGCTCCATCGGCCCGGGCTCCTTCAGCGAGCCGCTGGTGGCCTTCGACCGCATCGGCGAGATGCGCCTGGAGGGCAACGCCGAATACCGCTTCAAGCTCATCGGCTTCCTCGAGGGCGCACTCTTCGCCGATGTGGGCAACATCTGGAACCTGCGCAGCAATGCGCAGCAGCCCGGCGCGGCCATCAGCTCCGACTTCCTGAGCGAGCTGGCGGTGGGCACGGGCGTGGGCGCGCGGTTCAACTTCGACTTCTTCATCGTGCGATTCGACCTGGGCCTGCAGACCAAGGACCCCTCACTGCCCAAGGGCGAGCGCTGGCTCTTCCAGCCGAAGGAGGGCCACGAGGCACGCATGGCTCTGCTCACGGGAACGGCCTACAGCTATCGGCCGGAGGTCAACTTCAACCTGGGAATCGGCTATCCGTTCTGA
- the rpsO gene encoding 30S ribosomal protein S15, protein MYLTTEAKKAIFKEHGGSETNTGGAESQIALFTKRIDHLTGHLKQNKKDHGTEKALMDLVGKRKQLLNYLKTHDIERYRAIIGKLGLRK, encoded by the coding sequence ATGTACCTGACCACGGAGGCCAAGAAGGCCATTTTCAAGGAGCACGGCGGCAGCGAGACGAACACCGGTGGGGCCGAGAGCCAGATCGCGCTGTTCACCAAGCGCATCGACCACCTGACCGGGCACCTGAAGCAGAACAAGAAGGACCACGGCACCGAGAAGGCGCTGATGGACCTGGTGGGCAAGCGCAAGCAGCTGCTCAACTACCTGAAGACGCACGACATCGAACGCTACCGGGCCATCATCGGCAAGCTCGGGCTGCGCAAGTGA
- a CDS encoding class I fructose-bisphosphate aldolase, whose product MSKIEELLGADAKSLLGHQCKTIDKGALNLPGPDFVDRCFMQSNRSPQVLRSLQALYGTGRLANTGYMSILPVDQGIEHSAAASFAPNPIYFDGESIVKLAIEGGCNAVASTYGVLGSVARKYAHRIPFIVKINHNELMTLPNKFDQVLFGTVESAWDMGAVAVGATIYFGSDESTRQITEIAEAFQLAHELGMATILWCYLRNPGFKKDGVDYHTAADLTAQANHLGVTIQADIIKQKLPEVNGGYNALSGYGKTHKKVYSDLTTDHPIDLCRYQVANCYMGRIGLINSGGASSGAGDMAEAVRTAVINKRAGGQGLISGRKAFQRPMGEGVQLLNAIQDVYLDKGITIA is encoded by the coding sequence ATGAGCAAGATCGAAGAACTCCTCGGCGCCGACGCCAAGAGCCTGCTGGGACACCAGTGCAAGACCATCGACAAGGGCGCGCTCAACCTGCCGGGCCCGGATTTCGTGGACCGCTGCTTCATGCAGAGCAACCGCAGCCCCCAGGTGCTGCGCAGCCTGCAGGCCCTCTACGGCACGGGCCGCCTGGCCAACACCGGCTACATGAGCATCCTCCCGGTGGACCAGGGCATCGAGCACAGCGCCGCGGCCAGCTTCGCCCCCAACCCCATCTACTTCGACGGGGAGAGCATCGTTAAGCTCGCCATCGAAGGCGGCTGCAACGCGGTGGCCAGCACCTACGGCGTGCTGGGCAGCGTGGCGCGCAAGTACGCCCACCGGATCCCCTTCATCGTGAAGATCAACCACAACGAGCTGATGACCCTGCCGAACAAGTTCGACCAGGTGCTCTTCGGCACGGTGGAGAGCGCGTGGGACATGGGCGCGGTGGCTGTGGGCGCGACCATCTACTTCGGGAGCGACGAGAGCACCCGGCAGATCACCGAGATCGCCGAGGCCTTCCAGCTCGCTCACGAGCTGGGCATGGCCACTATCCTGTGGTGCTACCTGCGCAACCCGGGCTTCAAGAAGGATGGCGTGGACTACCACACCGCCGCCGACCTCACCGCACAGGCCAACCACCTCGGTGTCACCATCCAGGCGGACATCATCAAGCAGAAGCTCCCCGAGGTGAACGGCGGCTACAATGCGCTGAGCGGCTACGGCAAGACGCATAAGAAGGTGTACAGCGACCTGACCACCGACCACCCGATCGACCTGTGCCGCTACCAGGTGGCCAACTGCTACATGGGCCGCATCGGCCTGATCAACAGCGGTGGCGCCAGCAGCGGTGCCGGCGACATGGCCGAGGCCGTGAGGACCGCCGTGATCAACAAGCGCGCCGGGGGCCAGGGCCTCATCAGCGGCCGCAAGGCCTTCCAGCGCCCCATGGGCGAAGGCGTGCAGCTGCTCAACGCGATCCAGGACGTGTACCTGGACAAGGGCATCACCATCGCCTGA
- the accD gene encoding acetyl-CoA carboxylase, carboxyltransferase subunit beta: MGWFTRTKEGITTSTEEKKETPEGLWYKCPSCDEIVTSEDHENNLWVCAKCSYHEKIGSAEYFAILFDDQKYTEVGADLVAGDPLAFEDTKKYTDRLVRTRKETGLNDALRAAEGKLDKHSVVIACMDFRFIGGSMGSVVGEKIALAADQALKRKCPLVIISKSGGARMMEAGFSLMQMAKTSAKLAQLAAKKLPYISILTDPTTGGVTASFAMLGDLNIAEPKALIGFAGPRVVKETIGRDLPEGFQTSEFVLEHGFLDKIVERKDLKATLSRLFTLFRS, from the coding sequence ATGGGCTGGTTCACACGCACCAAGGAAGGCATCACCACCTCCACGGAGGAGAAGAAGGAGACGCCGGAGGGCCTCTGGTACAAGTGCCCGAGCTGCGATGAGATCGTGACCAGCGAGGACCACGAGAACAACCTCTGGGTCTGCGCGAAGTGCAGCTACCACGAGAAGATCGGCAGCGCGGAGTACTTCGCCATCCTCTTCGATGACCAGAAGTACACGGAGGTCGGCGCCGACCTGGTCGCCGGCGACCCGCTCGCCTTCGAGGACACGAAGAAGTACACCGACCGCTTGGTGAGGACGCGCAAGGAGACGGGGCTGAACGATGCCCTGCGCGCCGCCGAGGGCAAGCTGGACAAGCACTCGGTGGTGATCGCCTGCATGGACTTCCGCTTCATCGGCGGCAGCATGGGCAGCGTGGTGGGCGAGAAGATCGCCCTGGCCGCCGACCAGGCCTTGAAGCGCAAATGCCCGCTGGTGATCATCAGCAAGAGCGGCGGCGCCCGGATGATGGAGGCCGGCTTCTCCCTGATGCAGATGGCCAAGACCAGCGCGAAGCTGGCGCAGCTGGCTGCGAAGAAGCTGCCCTACATCAGCATCCTCACCGACCCCACCACCGGGGGCGTCACCGCCAGCTTCGCCATGCTGGGCGACCTGAACATCGCCGAGCCCAAGGCCCTGATCGGCTTCGCCGGCCCGCGTGTGGTGAAGGAGACGATCGGCCGCGACCTGCCCGAGGGCTTCCAGACCAGCGAATTCGTATTGGAGCACGGCTTCTTGGACAAGATCGTGGAGCGCAAGGACCTGAAGGCCACCCTGAGCCGGCTCTTCACCCTATTCCGGAGCTGA
- the rpe gene encoding ribulose-phosphate 3-epimerase: MPHLLAPSLLSADFAELGAAVRLIEESDAGWHHIDVMDGVFVPNISFGLPVIRSIRKHARKPFDVHLMIVEPDKYIGAFRDAGADHLTVHYEACPHLHRSIQAIKAAGMKAGVAINPHTRVDLLEDVLADIDLVCLMSVNPGFGGQRFIERTYEKIAALKLLRSRTGSAALIEIDGGVDAGNAARLADAGADVLVAGNSVFGAGDPRSAITQLAAAR; this comes from the coding sequence ATGCCCCACCTCCTCGCCCCCTCCCTGCTCTCCGCCGACTTCGCCGAGCTGGGCGCAGCGGTCCGGCTCATCGAGGAGAGCGATGCGGGCTGGCACCACATCGACGTGATGGACGGCGTCTTCGTGCCCAACATCAGCTTCGGCCTGCCCGTGATCAGGAGCATCCGCAAGCATGCGAGGAAGCCCTTCGATGTGCACCTGATGATCGTGGAGCCCGATAAGTACATCGGCGCGTTCCGCGATGCGGGCGCGGACCACCTCACCGTGCATTACGAGGCCTGCCCGCACCTGCACCGCAGCATCCAGGCCATCAAGGCGGCAGGCATGAAGGCGGGCGTGGCCATCAATCCCCACACGCGTGTCGACCTGCTCGAGGACGTCCTCGCCGACATCGACCTCGTCTGCCTCATGAGCGTGAACCCCGGATTCGGCGGCCAGCGGTTCATCGAGCGGACCTACGAGAAGATCGCCGCGCTGAAGCTGCTGCGCAGCAGGACCGGGTCCGCTGCCCTGATCGAGATCGACGGTGGCGTGGATGCGGGCAACGCCGCGCGGCTGGCGGATGCCGGCGCCGATGTGCTCGTGGCCGGCAACAGCGTGTTCGGAGCGGGGGATCCGCGCTCGGCCATCACTCAGTTGGCCGCCGCGCGGTGA
- a CDS encoding RNA methyltransferase, producing the protein MTTAPALRAVRALHQKKHRAEQGLFLVQGPKLVAELLASGWPVRAIHATAEAAARIMHEGVQVHAAHDLERMGTLESGNQVVAVAEMPRRGAMAPLESSELVLALDGIADPGNLGTLLRIADWFGVRRILCSADCVEEFNPKCVQASMGSLFRVAVHRAVLAPELDRLRAAGAGLYLATMEGAEAFDAALRRPAVLILGSESHGPSPAVRALQAKAIAVPRAGQAESLNVAMAASALCMEFMRQARTV; encoded by the coding sequence TTGACCACCGCTCCCGCGCTGCGTGCCGTGCGTGCCCTGCATCAGAAGAAGCACCGCGCCGAGCAGGGCCTCTTCCTGGTGCAGGGACCTAAGCTGGTGGCCGAGCTGCTGGCCTCCGGCTGGCCTGTGCGCGCCATCCATGCCACCGCCGAGGCCGCGGCCCGCATCATGCATGAAGGGGTGCAGGTGCATGCGGCGCACGACCTCGAGCGCATGGGCACCCTGGAGAGCGGCAACCAGGTGGTGGCCGTGGCGGAGATGCCGCGCCGGGGCGCCATGGCGCCCTTGGAGAGCAGCGAGCTGGTGCTGGCGCTCGATGGCATCGCCGACCCCGGCAACCTGGGCACCCTGCTGCGCATCGCGGACTGGTTCGGGGTGCGGCGCATCCTGTGCAGCGCCGATTGCGTGGAGGAGTTCAACCCCAAGTGCGTGCAGGCGAGCATGGGCTCGCTGTTCCGCGTGGCGGTGCACCGTGCCGTGCTGGCGCCCGAGCTGGACCGCTTGCGGGCCGCAGGCGCTGGGCTCTACCTGGCCACCATGGAGGGCGCCGAGGCCTTCGATGCGGCGCTGCGGCGGCCGGCGGTGCTGATCCTGGGGAGCGAGTCGCATGGGCCTTCGCCCGCGGTGCGGGCGCTGCAGGCCAAGGCAATCGCCGTGCCTCGCGCCGGCCAAGCGGAATCGCTGAACGTGGCCATGGCGGCCAGCGCCCTGTGCATGGAGTTCATGCGGCAAGCGCGCACTGTGTAG
- a CDS encoding RNA polymerase sigma factor RpoD/SigA, with protein sequence MRQLKIVKQVTNRDTPSLDKYLQEIGKVKLITAQEEVELARRIKQGDNDALEALCKANLRFVVSVAKQYQGQGLSLPDLISEGNLGLIKAAGRFDETRGFKFISYAVWWIRQQILQSLAEQARIVRLPLNKIGSINKINKAFAKLEQEHERPPTAHELAEVLEMTLEEVKTSLNNTGRHLSMDAPLRDDGDSGTMMDVMSNDDLPSPLESLMTDSLRNEIERSLRALAGREADVIRLYFGLNGNQPHTLEEIGQKFDLTRERVRQIKEKAIRRMKHTSRSSVLKAYLG encoded by the coding sequence ATGCGTCAGTTGAAGATCGTGAAGCAGGTGACGAACCGCGACACCCCGTCCCTGGACAAATACCTCCAGGAGATCGGCAAGGTGAAGCTCATCACCGCGCAGGAGGAGGTGGAGCTGGCGCGCCGCATCAAGCAGGGCGACAACGATGCCCTGGAGGCCCTCTGCAAGGCCAACCTGCGCTTCGTGGTCTCCGTGGCCAAGCAGTACCAGGGCCAGGGCCTGAGCCTGCCGGACCTGATCAGCGAAGGCAACCTCGGCCTCATCAAGGCGGCCGGCCGCTTCGACGAGACACGCGGCTTCAAGTTCATCAGCTATGCCGTGTGGTGGATCCGCCAGCAGATCCTGCAGAGCCTGGCCGAGCAGGCCCGCATCGTGCGCCTGCCCCTGAACAAGATCGGCTCCATCAACAAGATCAACAAGGCCTTCGCCAAGCTGGAGCAGGAGCACGAGCGCCCGCCCACCGCCCATGAGCTGGCCGAGGTGCTGGAGATGACCCTTGAGGAGGTGAAGACCAGCCTCAACAACACCGGCCGGCACCTGAGCATGGATGCCCCCTTGCGCGACGACGGCGACAGCGGCACCATGATGGATGTGATGTCGAACGACGACCTCCCCAGCCCGCTGGAGAGCCTGATGACCGACAGCCTCAGGAACGAGATCGAGCGCAGCCTGCGCGCGCTGGCCGGCCGCGAGGCCGATGTGATCCGCCTCTATTTCGGGCTCAACGGCAACCAGCCGCACACCTTGGAGGAGATCGGCCAGAAGTTCGACCTCACCCGCGAGCGTGTGCGCCAGATCAAGGAGAAGGCGATCCGCCGCATGAAGCATACGAGCCGAAGCAGCGTGCTGAAGGCCTACCTGGGCTGA
- a CDS encoding porin family protein — protein MRPLLLPLLALTAAPLCAQRSGLGVKGGILACETRTGAVSTRMIPGGAAGAYFALRAAPRMEIQPELLITALGSGYTLPDGDRSSVRTLYAQVPLSVKLYVGNAFNVQGGFQVGRLLLAQQHGPEGDADVTSSYKSWDQGLILGAGVDLVSGLDLGVRYYNGLSTILADDQAIFPRNRSLMLSAGYRITGMRAPKLIRKRH, from the coding sequence ATGCGTCCCCTGCTGCTCCCCCTGCTCGCCCTCACCGCAGCGCCCCTGTGCGCGCAACGCTCCGGCCTCGGCGTGAAGGGCGGCATCCTGGCCTGTGAGACACGCACCGGAGCGGTATCCACCCGCATGATCCCCGGCGGGGCCGCTGGCGCCTATTTCGCGCTGCGGGCGGCTCCGCGCATGGAGATCCAGCCGGAGCTGCTCATCACGGCTCTGGGCTCCGGCTACACCCTGCCCGATGGCGACCGCAGCAGCGTGCGCACGCTGTACGCCCAGGTTCCGCTGTCCGTCAAGCTCTACGTGGGCAACGCGTTCAACGTGCAAGGCGGCTTCCAGGTGGGACGCCTGCTGCTGGCGCAGCAGCACGGCCCCGAGGGCGATGCCGACGTGACGTCCAGCTACAAGAGCTGGGATCAGGGCCTCATCCTCGGCGCCGGCGTGGACCTCGTGAGCGGCCTCGACCTGGGCGTGCGCTACTACAACGGGCTCTCCACCATCCTCGCGGATGACCAGGCCATCTTCCCGCGCAACCGGTCGCTGATGCTCTCGGCCGGCTACCGCATCACCGGCATGCGGGCCCCAAAGCTGATCCGCAAGCGCCACTGA
- a CDS encoding polyribonucleotide nucleotidyltransferase — protein MRPQGITKTIDLGDGKPPIIIETGVLAKQADGSVTVRMGDTILLATVVATKEAREGIDFLPLQVEYREKFSAAGRFPGGFFKRENRPSDHEILVSRLVDRALRPLFPDDFHGDTQVQVMLMSTDKKNHSDALACLAGAAALAVSDIPFGGPVSEVRVARIDGRIVINPDMEEVAKADMDLIVAATERDILMVEGEMKEVQEADMIEAIKAAHEAIKVHCRVLNELSAAVPKSQTKRTYSHEHNDPAVEQLIHDFCYQRFYDIALVPSAKEQRHERFNAVKEECLATLTDEQKADKAMLARFFKKTQKKAVRNVVLDKGIRLDGRKTTEIRPIWCEIDMLPGTHGSAIFTRGETQAINTVTLGSSMDEQTIDLATRKGSERFMLHYNFPSFSTGEVKPIRGPGRREVGHGNLALRALKPVIPGTESNPYTIRLNCDILESNGSSSMATVCSGTLALMDAGVKITAPVSGIAMGMISDGKRHAILSDILGDEDFLGDMDFKICGTAKGITATQMDMKVDGLPYEVLAQALEQARQGRMHIMGEMLKTIDKPRADYKDHAPRIITITIPKESIGAVIGPGGRVIQEIQAETGAHISIDEIDGMGHVEIMSENKASIDAALARVNAIANPPQAEVGATYKGKVKTIMPYGAFVEVLPGTDGLLHVSELDWKRIERVEDVLKEGDMVEFQVVGKDPRSGKLKLSRRVLLPKPEGWVDREPAMAGERRDRGDRPRRDDRPRRDDRPRRDDRPRRDDGGEPSHN, from the coding sequence ATGAGACCACAAGGCATCACCAAGACCATCGACCTGGGCGATGGCAAACCCCCGATCATCATCGAGACCGGCGTCCTGGCCAAGCAGGCGGACGGCAGCGTAACGGTGCGGATGGGCGACACCATCCTGCTGGCCACCGTGGTGGCCACCAAGGAGGCCCGCGAGGGCATCGACTTCCTCCCCCTCCAGGTGGAGTACCGCGAGAAATTCAGCGCTGCCGGACGCTTCCCCGGCGGCTTCTTCAAGCGCGAGAACCGCCCCAGCGACCACGAGATCCTCGTGAGCCGCCTGGTTGACCGCGCGCTGCGCCCGCTCTTCCCCGACGATTTCCACGGGGACACGCAGGTGCAGGTGATGCTGATGAGCACCGACAAGAAGAACCACAGCGACGCCCTGGCCTGCCTGGCCGGCGCCGCCGCCCTGGCCGTGAGCGACATCCCCTTCGGCGGGCCGGTGAGCGAGGTGCGTGTGGCCCGCATCGATGGCCGTATCGTCATCAACCCCGATATGGAGGAGGTGGCCAAGGCCGACATGGACCTGATCGTGGCCGCCACCGAGCGCGACATCCTGATGGTGGAGGGCGAGATGAAGGAGGTGCAGGAGGCCGACATGATCGAAGCGATCAAGGCCGCCCACGAGGCCATCAAGGTGCACTGCCGCGTGCTCAACGAGCTCAGCGCCGCTGTGCCCAAGAGCCAGACGAAGCGCACCTACAGCCACGAGCACAACGACCCCGCCGTGGAGCAGCTGATCCACGACTTCTGCTACCAGCGCTTCTACGACATCGCGCTGGTCCCCTCCGCCAAGGAGCAGCGGCATGAGAGATTCAACGCCGTGAAGGAGGAGTGCCTGGCCACGCTGACCGACGAGCAGAAGGCTGACAAGGCCATGCTGGCGCGCTTCTTCAAGAAGACGCAGAAGAAGGCCGTGCGCAACGTGGTGCTCGACAAGGGCATCCGCCTCGACGGCCGCAAGACCACCGAGATCCGCCCCATCTGGTGCGAGATCGACATGCTGCCCGGCACGCACGGCAGCGCCATCTTCACCCGGGGCGAGACGCAGGCCATCAACACGGTGACCTTGGGCAGCAGCATGGATGAGCAGACCATCGACCTCGCCACCCGCAAGGGCAGCGAGCGCTTCATGCTCCACTACAACTTCCCCAGCTTCAGCACCGGTGAGGTGAAGCCCATCCGCGGGCCCGGACGCCGCGAGGTGGGCCACGGCAACCTGGCGCTGCGCGCCCTGAAGCCGGTGATCCCCGGAACGGAGTCCAACCCCTACACCATCCGCCTGAACTGCGACATCCTGGAGAGCAACGGCAGCAGCTCCATGGCCACCGTATGCAGCGGCACCCTGGCCCTGATGGACGCCGGCGTGAAGATCACCGCCCCGGTGAGCGGCATCGCCATGGGCATGATCAGCGACGGCAAGCGCCATGCGATCCTCAGCGACATCCTCGGCGACGAGGACTTCCTGGGCGACATGGACTTCAAGATCTGCGGCACCGCCAAGGGCATCACCGCCACGCAGATGGACATGAAGGTGGACGGCCTGCCCTACGAGGTGCTGGCACAGGCGCTCGAGCAGGCGCGCCAGGGCCGCATGCACATCATGGGCGAGATGCTCAAGACCATCGACAAGCCGCGCGCCGACTACAAGGACCATGCGCCGCGCATCATCACCATCACCATTCCGAAGGAGAGCATCGGCGCGGTGATCGGACCCGGCGGCCGCGTGATCCAGGAGATCCAGGCCGAGACGGGCGCCCACATCAGCATCGACGAGATCGACGGCATGGGCCATGTGGAGATCATGAGCGAGAACAAGGCGAGCATCGACGCCGCCCTGGCCCGCGTGAACGCCATCGCCAACCCGCCGCAAGCGGAGGTGGGCGCCACCTACAAGGGCAAGGTGAAGACCATCATGCCGTATGGCGCCTTCGTGGAGGTGCTGCCCGGCACCGATGGCCTGCTGCACGTGAGCGAGCTGGACTGGAAGCGCATCGAGCGCGTGGAGGATGTGCTGAAGGAAGGCGACATGGTCGAGTTCCAGGTGGTGGGCAAGGACCCGCGCAGCGGCAAGCTGAAGCTGAGCCGCCGCGTGCTGCTGCCCAAGCCCGAGGGCTGGGTGGACCGCGAGCCCGCCATGGCCGGTGAGCGCCGCGACCGTGGCGACCGCCCGCGCCGCGATGACCGCCCCCGCCGTGACGACCGCCCGCGCCGCGACGACCGGCCCCGCCGCGATGACGGCGGCGAGCCCAGCCACAACTGA